Sequence from the bacterium genome:
CGAATGGATGAAGAGAACGAACCGCTTCCGATTCGCTTTGAAAACACCGTGTTGGGATATATTCATTATGATACGGATTCCAAATTAATCAGAGAATTACGCTGGCTTCCGTTTATCGAAATTGCCGTTGTCGGTTCTTTTATTCTGATCGGTTATATCGGTTTTAGCAATATTAAGCGTAGTGAACAGCGTTCGATTTGGATTGGGATGGCAAAAGAAACGGCGCATCAATTAGGCACACCGTTGTCGTCGCTGATGGGTTGGGTTGAATTGCTCAGGCAAGAGACCGATGGCCGAGAGAATGCAACTAAAATTCTGAACGAATTTGATATCGATCTGAAGAGAATGGATAAAGTTGTCGCTCGATTTTCACAGATCGGCTCAGCTTCGGATTTAAAATACCAGGATTTAATTCCGATTATTTCCGACATCGTTCAGTATTTCCGTAATCGCGTGCCGCAGCTTGGCAAAAAAGTTCTTTTGGAAGAAGATTATCGGACGAGCGCGATGGCGCATTGTAATCCGCAGTTGTTCGGCTGGGTAATCGAAAATGTTATAAAAAACGCTTTGGATGCCATCGAAGAAAAAGAAGGTAAAATTGCATTGACTTTGTTTACGCATAACGGCTATCTATGCCTGGACATTCGAGACAACGGCCGAGGTATTTCGATCAAAAATCATGAAAACATTTTTCGCCCGGGCTACAGCACCAAAAAACGCGGATGGGGACTGGGACTAAGCCTGGCTAAACGGATTATCGAGGATTATCATGGCGGGAAAATTTTTGTCAAAGAAAGTAAACCCGGCGAAGGCACGACCATCCGCATCCAATTGAAATATTAACGGAGAAAAATCGTATGGAAATGACTGAAGATCGTTTGCGCCGAATTGTGGAGGAAACCAAACGACAGTTAGGTCAATCGGCTGATCCTGAATTAGTTAAAAAAATTGTCCTGGAAACTGTCAAGCGACTCGAAGGATCCGCAGGATATGTGAGCGAACATCACAGTACATTCCAATATCTTAACAAAACCGAAGGACGCATTATTATTACAGCTTTTGGCAAAAATCAGCCGGGCGTTATTTCGAGTATTTCGGAAACGCTGGCCAATTGCAGCTGTGATATTCTCGATGTTAGTCAAAAAATCATGCAAGATTTTTTTACGCTGATTATGTTGGTTGATATTAAAAATGCCGTGTGTCCATTCGGAATTATCAAAGAACGCTTGTCTGAAACAAGTGTCAAGCTGAATATCCGCATTTTGGCTCAACATGAAGAAGTTTTTAATGCTATGCACCGTGTTTAAATGACAACGGAGGATCCTTGGAATTTCAACATTTGAAATATGAAAATGAAAACGGGTTGGTGACGGTAGTTCTCAACCGGCCGAAAGTCAATGCATTGAATAAAGCTCTGCTGACAGAATTGTCCGGTGTATGTGAACGGATTCGCGACGATCGATCGGCGCGCGTCATGATTTTAAAATCCGATATGGATACTTTTTGCGCCGGCGCCGATTTAAAAGAGCGCCAGGATATGTCGTTAGACGATGTCAAATATTTTGTCAAGCACGTCATCGGCGGCGTTATTCACGCTATCGGAGATATTGAAATTCCGACAATTGCCGCCGTCAATGGCAGTGCGCTAGGCGGGGGATGTGAACTGGCGCTGGCTTGCGATTTTCGGATTCTGTCCGACGATGCAAAAATTGGTTTGAAAGAAACTGCGCTGGGTATCATACCCGGTGCCGGCGGAACACAGCGCCTCCCGCGGTTGATCGGTTATTCCAACGCGCTTTTGTGGATCTTAACGGCACGAATATTTAGCGCAAACGAAGCGCTCCACCACGGCGTTGCAACGATGGTAACGGCCAAAAATCAGCTTCATGCAACGGCCAAACAACTTGCAGAAGAGATTATGGCGAATGCGCCGATTGCCGTACGTCAAGCCAAAAAAGCGGTACGGCTGGGTCTGAATACATCCCTGCAGAACGGATTGGAAATTGAAAATGAATGTTATAATGCCGTGATTCCCACTAACGATCGCGTGGAAGCATTGAAAGCATTTCAGGAAAAACGGAAACCAAAGTGGACCAATTCTTAATGACCGATCAAAGGTAAATTGTATTGAATACCTTCCATTCTCCTGAACCCACCGTTGTTCTCTCCAAAGCGTTTACGACGCCTTTTCAAAATGCGATCGCCACCGCCCGGACATGTTATTCCTCGAAGGGCATTATCAAAGACAGTCAGATCAGCGACAAACATTTTCCGCTGGCGCAGAGCGTTTATCACGCCGGCCATCACACAGTATTTTCACACGCTTATTTTCAGTTTGAACTTTCGAATATTTCGCGGCAATTCATCTGGAGTTTTCTTCACAGCCATCCGTATTATAATTCCGAACAGGTAAGCCAACGTTACGTCGAAATCAAAGCCGGGAATTTTGCCGTGCCGCCGTTGAGCGGAGAGGCGCTGCAGTTGTACCGCGATACGGTTGAATTTCAAATGGCCGCATACGGCAAATTAAACACGCTGCTCAAACCGGCTGCCGAGGCGGCTTATTTCCAGCGCTTTCCTGCACGATTGAAAAATAAAGAAAAACACTCGAAAGACATTCAGAAAAAATGCCAGGAAATTGCGCGGTATGTGATCCCTGTATCGGCTTTTGCTTACATGTATCACACCATCAGTGGAATTACACTTCTGCGTTATTATCGCTTATGCAATCAATTCGACACGCCGCTCGAACAGAAAATCGTGATCGAAAAAATGGTGCAGGAACTTTTACGTTTTGATCCGTTGTATAAAATTGTTCTCGAAGAAGAATTACCATTGGAAGAAACGCCCGAGCATAAATTATTTACAGACAACCGAAGCCATTACGAACAGACTCCACGTAAAATCTTTTTAGAAGAATTTGATCAAAGTTTGGATGGAAGGATTTCAAAACTCGTTGATTACAAAGTTCATAACGAAGCGATTCTGGCGCAAAGCGTAAGGGAAGTTCTGGGATTGACTCAGAAAGAAATGAGCGACACGGACGCCATTCGGAAAGTACTGGATCCTTCACAAAATAAAATTTTCGGCGAATCGCTGAATTTGTCGACCTTATCTAAATTGTCACGTGCCATGTTTCATCCTCATTATACGTTCAGGAAAAAACTGAGTCATGCGGCTGATTCACAGGATCAGCGTCATCGCATGACGCCGGCTTCACGTC
This genomic interval carries:
- a CDS encoding HAMP domain-containing histidine kinase; translated protein: MAQQHRIKVSNPYRLSVNIKSGLFILAVLIILGVIAYTQYILERLRDDSRHIVKIYAQLIARIGQEDPEAEYSFVFDEVIKRIDFPIVNTDADGNPLSWRNIVEVESEAPTQENIDKIKAIIQRMDEENEPLPIRFENTVLGYIHYDTDSKLIRELRWLPFIEIAVVGSFILIGYIGFSNIKRSEQRSIWIGMAKETAHQLGTPLSSLMGWVELLRQETDGRENATKILNEFDIDLKRMDKVVARFSQIGSASDLKYQDLIPIISDIVQYFRNRVPQLGKKVLLEEDYRTSAMAHCNPQLFGWVIENVIKNALDAIEEKEGKIALTLFTHNGYLCLDIRDNGRGISIKNHENIFRPGYSTKKRGWGLGLSLAKRIIEDYHGGKIFVKESKPGEGTTIRIQLKY
- a CDS encoding ACT domain-containing protein, producing MEMTEDRLRRIVEETKRQLGQSADPELVKKIVLETVKRLEGSAGYVSEHHSTFQYLNKTEGRIIITAFGKNQPGVISSISETLANCSCDILDVSQKIMQDFFTLIMLVDIKNAVCPFGIIKERLSETSVKLNIRILAQHEEVFNAMHRV
- a CDS encoding enoyl-CoA hydratase/isomerase family protein: MKYENENGLVTVVLNRPKVNALNKALLTELSGVCERIRDDRSARVMILKSDMDTFCAGADLKERQDMSLDDVKYFVKHVIGGVIHAIGDIEIPTIAAVNGSALGGGCELALACDFRILSDDAKIGLKETALGIIPGAGGTQRLPRLIGYSNALLWILTARIFSANEALHHGVATMVTAKNQLHATAKQLAEEIMANAPIAVRQAKKAVRLGLNTSLQNGLEIENECYNAVIPTNDRVEALKAFQEKRKPKWTNS
- a CDS encoding FAD-dependent thymidylate synthase, with the translated sequence MNTFHSPEPTVVLSKAFTTPFQNAIATARTCYSSKGIIKDSQISDKHFPLAQSVYHAGHHTVFSHAYFQFELSNISRQFIWSFLHSHPYYNSEQVSQRYVEIKAGNFAVPPLSGEALQLYRDTVEFQMAAYGKLNTLLKPAAEAAYFQRFPARLKNKEKHSKDIQKKCQEIARYVIPVSAFAYMYHTISGITLLRYYRLCNQFDTPLEQKIVIEKMVQELLRFDPLYKIVLEEELPLEETPEHKLFTDNRSHYEQTPRKIFLEEFDQSLDGRISKLVDYKVHNEAILAQSVREVLGLTQKEMSDTDAIRKVLDPSQNKIFGESLNLSTLSKLSRAMFHPHYTFRKKLSHAADSQDQRHRMTPASRPILMAHFSDEPDYITPALIEQDQASQSFYAEVMEKTWDAMRRLKKMNVADEFIMYLLPNAVAVRFTESSDLLNLHHKMSMRLCYLAQEEIWRASVDEVEQIRTINPEIGKFLLPPCGIRHLADIRPYCPEGDRFCGERVWALDIKNYNRII